In one window of Labilithrix sp. DNA:
- the yajC gene encoding preprotein translocase subunit YajC: protein MSFSFQNVPPKQGTPGVEAPAPAGGQQAAQPPGGSMLTMLLPILILVPFLFMSFRRNKKEAEARKNLKKGDKIVTQAGLIGELVELDERVAKVKIAPGTTVSVLASSVSSYDAAPASASKTDKELADLKEAKATADKK from the coding sequence ATGTCCTTCTCCTTCCAGAACGTCCCGCCCAAGCAGGGCACGCCCGGCGTCGAGGCCCCCGCCCCCGCGGGCGGGCAGCAGGCCGCCCAGCCCCCCGGCGGGAGCATGCTCACCATGCTCCTGCCGATCCTCATCCTCGTTCCGTTCCTCTTCATGAGCTTCCGGCGGAACAAGAAGGAGGCGGAGGCGCGCAAGAACCTGAAGAAGGGCGACAAGATCGTCACCCAGGCCGGCCTCATCGGCGAGCTCGTCGAGCTCGACGAGCGCGTCGCGAAGGTGAAGATCGCGCCGGGCACCACCGTGTCCGTCCTCGCGAGCTCGGTCTCGTCCTACGACGCCGCGCCGGCGTCCGCGAGCAAGACCGACAAGGAGCTCGCCGATCTCAAAGAGGCGAAGGCGACCGCCGACAAGAAATGA
- a CDS encoding SUMF1/EgtB/PvdO family nonheme iron enzyme — protein sequence MRAPLVRTRLVVFALVCALPIPFALADDGGAPAAPASAPSTPPASSGGPGPATVPMPSSSVPHVVEGEEADEHPAPKQPPQQVVLVRQSVVVKDGMARIPGGKFTMGTDDKKAPPNERPSRVVVVPPFWLDKTEVTVGAYRACVDKGACPRPVRSSLECTWDKGEPQLPISCVSWTNASTYCASVGKRLPREVEWEMAARGTTPIRYPWGGQSAAGCGAAVTLASEATQRSCGGRRPSKVGTHMAGASPFGIHDMSGNVEEWVADWYAETSSDLSPRAGASHVLRGGGWLSTPSASRTTSRNWGSAREAGPNVGFRCAKDATD from the coding sequence ATGAGAGCGCCGCTCGTCAGAACGCGTCTCGTCGTCTTCGCGCTCGTCTGCGCGCTGCCGATCCCGTTTGCGCTCGCGGACGACGGCGGCGCGCCGGCGGCGCCTGCGAGCGCGCCGTCGACCCCGCCGGCGAGCTCGGGCGGTCCTGGGCCGGCGACCGTCCCGATGCCGTCGAGCAGCGTCCCGCACGTGGTCGAGGGCGAGGAGGCGGACGAGCATCCGGCGCCGAAGCAACCGCCGCAGCAGGTCGTCCTCGTCCGGCAGAGCGTGGTCGTGAAGGACGGCATGGCCCGCATCCCGGGCGGCAAGTTCACGATGGGTACCGACGACAAGAAGGCGCCGCCGAACGAGCGGCCCTCGCGCGTCGTCGTCGTGCCGCCGTTCTGGCTCGACAAGACGGAGGTAACGGTCGGCGCGTACCGCGCGTGCGTCGACAAGGGCGCGTGCCCGCGTCCGGTGCGCTCGAGCCTCGAGTGCACGTGGGACAAGGGCGAGCCGCAGCTCCCGATCTCGTGCGTGTCGTGGACGAACGCGTCGACGTACTGCGCGTCGGTCGGCAAGCGCCTCCCGCGCGAGGTCGAGTGGGAGATGGCGGCGCGGGGGACGACGCCGATCCGTTATCCGTGGGGCGGCCAGAGCGCGGCCGGCTGCGGCGCGGCGGTCACGCTCGCGAGCGAGGCGACGCAGCGGAGCTGCGGCGGCCGGCGGCCGTCGAAGGTCGGGACCCACATGGCCGGCGCGAGCCCATTCGGAATCCACGATATGAGCGGAAACGTCGAAGAATGGGTCGCCGACTGGTACGCGGAGACGAGCTCGGACCTCTCCCCGCGCGCGGGCGCGAGCCACGTGCTGCGCGGCGGCGGCTGGCTCTCGACGCCGTCCGCGTCGAGGACGACGAGCCGCAACTGGGGCTCGGCGCGCGAGGCAGGCCCGAACGTCGGCTTCCGCTGCGCCAAAGACGCAACCGACTGA
- a CDS encoding serine/threonine protein kinase, producing the protein MTLDRGQILAGKYLVERTLGEGGFGIVLEATHLVLGERVAIKVLKAELARDEVVVARFLREARAAARIRGEHVARVLDVGSSPGEPPYIVMEHLVGNDLGKLVATRGALPVATAIDHILQACTALAEAHALGIVHRDVKPSNLFLTTRPDGTPSLKVLDFGIAKAAPTSDAAPSFTRTQDVVGTPLYMAPEQMRSAKVVDRRTDVWALGATLYELLAGKPAFDGATVSDIYAMVLTESPAPLDVSVPAPVAAAIACCLEKTAERRFPDVTSFAAAIAPFGTGRVGAPTVGAMTAGSLPPASLPVTTLPQTVLAQRHTLALSPIATAPRARTRRGALLALLALAAVVGAAIAVYPRARVGAASRPAPAPAPTAAPDATVAEVASEPAPTPETAAPAAVVTELQARATTPASAKQRQTKSRKQPEAKLEPKPEVDPEPSAPAASSPRGVATSRFE; encoded by the coding sequence GTGACGCTAGACCGCGGGCAGATCCTGGCCGGAAAGTACCTCGTCGAGCGCACGCTCGGCGAGGGCGGCTTCGGCATCGTGCTCGAGGCCACCCACCTCGTCCTCGGGGAGCGCGTCGCGATCAAGGTCCTGAAGGCAGAGCTCGCGCGCGACGAGGTCGTCGTCGCTCGCTTCCTCCGCGAGGCTCGTGCGGCCGCGCGCATACGCGGCGAGCACGTCGCGCGCGTCCTCGACGTGGGATCGTCTCCGGGGGAGCCGCCGTATATCGTGATGGAGCACCTGGTGGGCAACGACCTCGGAAAGCTCGTGGCGACGCGCGGCGCGCTCCCGGTCGCGACCGCGATCGATCACATCCTCCAGGCGTGCACCGCGCTCGCGGAGGCGCACGCGCTCGGCATCGTCCATCGCGACGTCAAGCCATCGAACCTCTTCCTCACGACGCGACCCGACGGCACGCCGTCGCTCAAGGTGCTCGACTTCGGAATCGCGAAGGCCGCGCCCACGTCCGACGCGGCGCCGAGCTTCACGCGCACACAAGACGTGGTCGGCACCCCGCTCTACATGGCCCCCGAGCAGATGCGCTCGGCGAAGGTCGTCGATCGTCGCACGGACGTCTGGGCCCTCGGGGCGACGCTCTACGAGCTGCTCGCCGGCAAGCCCGCCTTCGACGGCGCGACCGTCTCGGACATCTACGCGATGGTGCTCACCGAATCGCCGGCACCGCTCGATGTGTCCGTACCCGCACCGGTCGCCGCCGCGATCGCGTGTTGCCTCGAGAAGACCGCCGAGCGCCGCTTCCCGGACGTCACCTCGTTCGCCGCGGCGATCGCGCCGTTCGGGACCGGCCGCGTCGGCGCGCCCACCGTCGGCGCGATGACGGCCGGGAGCCTCCCGCCCGCGAGCCTCCCGGTCACGACCCTGCCGCAGACCGTGCTCGCGCAGCGTCACACGCTGGCGCTCAGCCCGATCGCGACCGCGCCTCGCGCGAGAACGCGGCGCGGCGCGCTCCTCGCCCTCCTCGCGCTGGCTGCCGTCGTCGGCGCGGCGATCGCGGTATATCCACGCGCGCGCGTCGGCGCAGCGTCGCGGCCGGCGCCGGCCCCAGCCCCAACGGCGGCCCCTGACGCGACTGTGGCCGAGGTCGCCTCCGAGCCCGCGCCGACGCCGGAGACGGCCGCGCCGGCCGCCGTGGTCACCGAGCTGCAAGCGCGCGCGACGACCCCCGCGAGCGCGAAGCAGCGGCAGACGAAGTCACGCAAGCAACCCGAGGCCAAGCTCGAGCCGAAGCCCGAGGTCGACCCCGAGCCGTCCGCCCCCGCGGCGTCCTCACCCCGCGGCGTCGCGACGTCGCGCTTCGAATGA
- a CDS encoding PhoH family protein, with protein MKKNYVLDTNILLHDPNAIFKFDDNDVIIPIYVIEEVDQFKREGSERGRNARHVVRLLDDLRDQGGSLSKGVPIKSGGSLTVFVPARFPELPTAIDKQAMDAAILQTAFEVREQNAGSPTIFVTMDTNLRIRADALGMPAETYENQRVTPERVDTGVTDVEVSADEIDAFFQDGKIPVPPHLLEPPKDDKSVRDLSRAGKEGPAPLIANMCILLRDRANASHTALGRYDAGKKEIVALRTPREGVIGVRPRNKEQSHALDILLDENVRLVTLIGKAGTGKTLLALAAGLKRTIEDGVYTRMLVSRPVMPLGRDIGFLPGDVDEKLNPWMQPIFDNLEFLFSSGTRKGPRAYAELLDSGQLQVEPLTYIRGRSLPQQYIIVDEAQNLTPHEVKTIITRSGDGTKIVLTGDPGQIDNPYVDSASNGLSVAADRFRGEKVAAHITLTRGERSELAELAANLL; from the coding sequence ATGAAGAAGAACTACGTTCTCGACACGAACATCCTGCTTCACGACCCCAACGCGATCTTCAAGTTCGACGACAACGACGTCATCATCCCGATCTACGTCATCGAGGAGGTCGATCAGTTCAAGCGCGAAGGCTCCGAGCGCGGCAGGAACGCGCGCCACGTCGTCCGCCTCCTCGACGACCTCCGCGATCAGGGCGGCTCCCTCTCGAAGGGCGTCCCGATCAAGTCGGGCGGGTCGCTCACCGTCTTCGTGCCGGCGCGCTTCCCGGAGCTGCCGACCGCGATCGACAAGCAGGCGATGGACGCCGCGATCCTGCAGACCGCCTTCGAGGTCCGCGAGCAGAACGCGGGGTCGCCGACCATCTTCGTCACGATGGACACGAACCTCCGCATCCGGGCCGACGCGCTCGGCATGCCGGCGGAGACCTACGAGAACCAGCGCGTCACGCCCGAGCGCGTCGACACCGGCGTCACCGACGTCGAGGTGTCCGCCGACGAGATCGACGCCTTCTTCCAGGACGGCAAGATCCCGGTCCCGCCGCACCTCCTCGAGCCGCCGAAGGACGACAAGTCCGTCCGCGACCTCTCCCGCGCCGGAAAAGAAGGGCCCGCGCCGCTCATCGCGAACATGTGCATCCTCCTCCGCGATCGGGCGAACGCGTCCCACACCGCGCTCGGCCGCTACGACGCGGGGAAGAAGGAGATCGTCGCGCTCCGCACCCCGCGCGAGGGCGTCATCGGCGTGCGCCCGCGCAACAAGGAGCAGAGCCACGCGCTCGACATCCTCCTCGACGAGAACGTCCGCCTCGTCACGCTGATCGGGAAGGCCGGCACCGGCAAGACGCTCCTCGCGCTCGCGGCTGGCCTCAAGCGCACGATCGAGGACGGCGTCTACACGCGCATGCTCGTCTCGCGCCCGGTCATGCCGCTCGGCCGCGACATCGGCTTCTTGCCCGGCGACGTCGACGAGAAGCTGAACCCCTGGATGCAGCCGATCTTCGACAACCTCGAGTTCCTGTTCTCGAGCGGCACGCGCAAGGGCCCCCGCGCCTACGCCGAGCTCCTCGACAGCGGCCAGCTCCAGGTCGAGCCGCTCACGTACATCCGCGGCCGCTCGCTCCCGCAGCAGTACATCATCGTCGACGAGGCGCAGAACCTCACCCCGCACGAGGTGAAGACGATCATCACGCGATCCGGAGATGGCACAAAAATCGTCCTTACCGGCGATCCTGGGCAAATCGACAATCCGTACGTCGACAGCGCCTCGAACGGCCTCTCCGTCGCGGCGGACCGCTTCCGCGGCGAGAAGGTCGCCGCCCACATCACGCTGACGCGCGGCGAACGCAGCGAGCTCGCCGAGCTCGCCGCCAACCTGCTCTGA
- a CDS encoding DUF1704 domain-containing protein encodes MRAERLLIEAVRSVRLLGSVVPRNAAQERARLVDVFESGGIATPRWSYARSDHTALRKALARAAHRLEADAHPVGRLYADRARELEVEAALASEVGTGVLGALARARFRSENPAKAGEATILARKWINEGRDAPEPASAEMVLTDANVPGSLLTRMREEVGRLMLPFAVVVQPSLAALAATGESHILVAANRSCTREDVERTVMHEIEAHAIPRARAAQGRLAIFQIGTARGIDDQEGFALVLEERHSFLGPKRKRELAARHLAVEAMDGGARFHENVEALVKEHGLTVREAVLIAERTYRGSDGTTPGLGRERIYLEAFIRVGEHLAKKPADEGFLTSGQVSIDAIPTLAPFVKRARATEPPSNAGLG; translated from the coding sequence GTGCGGGCCGAGCGCCTCCTCATCGAGGCGGTCCGCAGCGTCCGGCTCCTCGGATCCGTCGTCCCGCGCAACGCGGCGCAGGAGCGCGCCCGCCTCGTCGACGTCTTCGAGTCGGGCGGCATCGCGACCCCGCGCTGGTCCTACGCCCGCTCCGACCACACCGCGCTGCGGAAGGCCCTCGCCCGCGCCGCGCACCGCCTCGAGGCGGACGCGCACCCGGTCGGCCGCCTCTACGCCGATCGCGCGCGCGAGCTCGAGGTCGAGGCCGCGCTCGCGAGCGAGGTCGGCACCGGCGTCCTCGGCGCCCTCGCCCGCGCGCGCTTCCGCTCCGAGAACCCGGCCAAGGCCGGCGAGGCGACGATCCTCGCGCGCAAGTGGATCAACGAGGGCCGCGACGCGCCGGAGCCCGCGAGCGCGGAGATGGTCCTCACCGACGCGAACGTGCCGGGCTCGCTCCTCACGCGCATGCGCGAGGAGGTGGGGCGCCTCATGTTACCGTTCGCGGTCGTGGTGCAGCCCTCCCTCGCCGCGCTCGCCGCCACCGGCGAGAGCCACATCCTCGTCGCCGCGAACCGCAGCTGCACGCGCGAGGACGTCGAGCGCACGGTCATGCACGAGATCGAGGCGCACGCGATCCCGCGCGCCCGCGCCGCGCAGGGCCGCCTCGCGATCTTCCAGATCGGCACCGCGCGAGGGATCGACGATCAGGAGGGCTTCGCGCTCGTCCTCGAGGAGCGCCACTCGTTCCTCGGCCCGAAGCGCAAGCGCGAGCTCGCCGCGCGTCACCTCGCGGTCGAGGCGATGGACGGCGGCGCGCGCTTCCACGAGAACGTCGAGGCGCTCGTGAAGGAGCACGGGCTCACCGTGCGCGAGGCGGTCTTGATCGCGGAGCGCACCTACCGCGGGAGCGACGGCACGACGCCGGGGCTCGGCCGCGAGCGCATCTACCTCGAGGCCTTCATCCGCGTCGGCGAGCACCTCGCGAAGAAGCCGGCCGACGAGGGCTTCCTCACGAGCGGCCAGGTGAGCATCGACGCGATCCCGACCCTCGCGCCGTTCGTGAAGCGCGCGCGCGCGACCGAGCCGCCGAGCAACGCCGGCCTCGGCTGA
- a CDS encoding LD-carboxypeptidase, whose translation MRKPRRLREGDLVAVVSPSWGGPAEFPAAFEAGLRALAELGLRVREYPTTRAANAPVRARVDDLHAAFADPEVRAIVTSIGGDDSVRLLPKLKEEHLRNDPKIVLGYSDSGTLLSWLVHHGVVAFHGPSVMAGLAQAQRYPPSYRAMLRAILFDAVPRFEYPRFGVACEGYEADWSPRALVADAGARRLLGAGVARGRLYGGCLETLEAIKGTTWWPEPADWAGAVIMVEGSEAAPPPDAYRRALRSWLAGGRLEHVSALLIGRARGYDAAMKAALDAAIGEVIVEEAERPDMVVLTSCEFGHTDPQWLLPLGCEVEIDAARATVTLLEPAVS comes from the coding sequence TTGCGGAAGCCGCGCCGCCTCCGCGAAGGCGATCTCGTCGCCGTCGTCTCGCCGTCGTGGGGCGGGCCGGCCGAGTTTCCGGCCGCGTTCGAGGCGGGCCTCCGCGCGCTCGCGGAGCTCGGGCTGCGCGTCCGTGAATACCCCACGACGCGCGCGGCGAACGCGCCGGTGCGAGCGCGCGTCGACGACCTGCACGCCGCGTTCGCCGATCCGGAGGTGCGCGCGATCGTGACCTCGATCGGCGGCGACGACTCCGTTCGCCTCCTGCCGAAGCTGAAGGAAGAGCACCTGCGGAACGATCCCAAGATCGTCCTCGGCTACTCCGACAGCGGGACGCTCCTCTCCTGGCTCGTCCATCACGGCGTCGTCGCGTTCCACGGCCCCTCCGTGATGGCGGGCCTCGCGCAAGCGCAGCGCTATCCGCCGAGCTACCGCGCGATGCTCCGCGCGATCCTCTTCGACGCGGTGCCGCGCTTCGAGTACCCGCGCTTCGGAGTCGCGTGCGAGGGCTACGAGGCGGACTGGTCTCCGCGCGCGCTCGTCGCGGACGCGGGGGCGCGCCGGCTCCTCGGCGCGGGCGTGGCGCGCGGGCGGCTCTACGGCGGATGCCTCGAGACGCTCGAGGCGATCAAGGGCACGACGTGGTGGCCGGAGCCCGCCGACTGGGCGGGCGCGGTGATCATGGTGGAGGGCTCCGAGGCCGCGCCGCCGCCGGACGCCTACCGCCGCGCTCTGCGCTCGTGGCTCGCGGGCGGGCGGCTCGAGCACGTGTCGGCGCTCTTGATCGGGCGCGCGCGCGGCTACGACGCGGCGATGAAGGCCGCGCTCGACGCGGCGATCGGCGAGGTCATCGTCGAGGAGGCGGAGCGACCCGACATGGTCGTCCTCACGAGCTGCGAATTCGGCCACACCGATCCGCAGTGGCTCTTGCCGCTCGGATGCGAGGTGGAGATCGACGCCGCCCGCGCGACGGTGACGCTGCTCGAGCCCGCGGTCTCGTAG
- a CDS encoding protein kinase, with product MAEDRTFIESLKGMRIGGRYVVEKVLGAGGMGVVATAKYPELQQRVAIKFLRPEHASNEILHARFVREARLAARVKSEHFVRVFDIGKLPTGVPYLVMELLSGHDLADELVANGKMKVETALEWVLQACAGIAEVHALGVVHRDLKPSNLFIAEAAGKRLLKVLDFGISKESSAKVDGAPLTSTDNLLGTPQYMSPEQVRASKDVDARSDIWALGVILYETLTGKRPFVSDENATGELFAKVLYIDPALPREHEPSLPVELEAVIMKCLARDRGERYADVAALAEALRPFAREASHLHIDAVTQALTMKRSIPPPELDDPAPALGVATTTPDVKRSSGPSSRPTEQAPVTAMTSATGSRAREPKTSNKKAAFGLVAVALAVALVAFALTRPPAPMVASSPPPAASSVASSPPPVASLVASSPLPVVSSPSAAAPPPAPSAAAPPASVVAERPRAPFNAGIVKTTPRPPAAPSSAPAAPAAPAKPPSPGSLIEDRK from the coding sequence GTGGCGGAGGACCGTACGTTCATCGAGTCCCTGAAGGGGATGCGGATCGGCGGTCGTTACGTCGTCGAGAAGGTCCTCGGCGCGGGCGGCATGGGCGTCGTCGCGACCGCGAAGTACCCCGAGCTGCAGCAGCGCGTCGCGATCAAGTTCCTCCGCCCCGAGCACGCGTCGAACGAGATCCTCCACGCGCGCTTCGTCCGCGAGGCCCGCCTCGCCGCGCGCGTGAAGAGCGAGCACTTCGTCCGCGTCTTCGACATCGGCAAGCTCCCGACCGGCGTCCCGTACCTCGTGATGGAGCTCCTCTCCGGTCACGACCTCGCCGACGAGCTCGTCGCGAACGGGAAGATGAAGGTCGAGACCGCGCTCGAGTGGGTCCTCCAGGCGTGCGCCGGCATCGCCGAGGTCCACGCGCTCGGCGTCGTTCATCGCGACCTCAAGCCGTCGAACCTCTTCATCGCCGAGGCGGCGGGCAAGCGCCTCCTCAAGGTGCTCGACTTCGGCATCTCGAAGGAGAGCAGCGCGAAGGTCGACGGCGCGCCGCTCACGTCGACGGACAACCTCCTCGGCACGCCGCAGTACATGTCGCCCGAGCAGGTGCGCGCGTCGAAGGACGTCGACGCGCGGAGCGACATCTGGGCGCTCGGCGTCATCCTCTACGAGACGCTCACCGGCAAGCGGCCCTTCGTGTCGGACGAGAACGCGACGGGGGAGCTCTTCGCGAAGGTCCTCTACATCGATCCGGCCCTTCCGCGCGAGCATGAGCCGAGCCTTCCGGTGGAGCTCGAGGCCGTCATCATGAAGTGCCTCGCGCGCGATCGCGGCGAGCGTTACGCGGACGTCGCCGCGCTCGCGGAGGCGCTGCGGCCGTTCGCGCGCGAGGCGTCGCATCTTCACATCGACGCGGTGACGCAGGCGCTCACGATGAAGCGGTCGATCCCGCCGCCCGAGCTCGACGACCCTGCACCCGCCTTGGGGGTCGCGACGACGACGCCCGACGTGAAGCGCAGCTCCGGCCCGAGCTCGCGCCCCACCGAGCAGGCGCCGGTCACGGCGATGACGTCCGCGACGGGCTCGCGCGCACGCGAGCCGAAGACGAGCAACAAGAAGGCCGCGTTCGGCCTCGTCGCGGTCGCCCTCGCGGTGGCCCTCGTCGCCTTCGCGCTCACACGCCCGCCCGCGCCGATGGTCGCGTCCTCACCGCCCCCGGCCGCATCGAGCGTCGCGTCTTCGCCGCCGCCGGTCGCGTCGCTCGTCGCGTCGTCGCCGCTTCCGGTCGTGTCCTCGCCGAGCGCCGCCGCGCCGCCGCCTGCGCCGAGCGCCGCCGCGCCGCCGGCGTCCGTCGTCGCGGAGCGTCCGCGCGCGCCGTTCAACGCCGGGATCGTGAAGACGACGCCGCGTCCGCCGGCGGCGCCTTCCTCCGCGCCGGCCGCGCCGGCCGCGCCGGCGAAGCCGCCGAGCCCCGGCTCGCTGATCGAGGACCGCAAATGA
- a CDS encoding thrombospondin type 3 repeat-containing protein encodes MAKTACAFAALALLLATKPATADETPAYKSTPRVHAHAGLAHAVGTPQGGDFGFGGAGAVAGELPIFSCFSAEVAAGGVFLAPNDPAPGLPPRSTATIAFFTGGVRFHPRPRMGPAGPWFGGGAGLALNGSAPRFGANGMLGWDFALREGSIAIGPMAAYTHVVEPGTARQAEADAHVVWGGVHVSFGGRRRDPIAGPPPLGPDADGDGVADADDACIKTPGVRTQDVNTNGCPADDVDGDGIPNAEDQCPQSKGEKNVDPKLHGCPPPIVKEDDDRDGDTVPSSVDACPDEPGQPNADPELNGCPIPQEPPADVEIE; translated from the coding sequence ATGGCGAAGACGGCCTGCGCGTTCGCCGCGCTCGCCCTGCTCCTCGCGACGAAGCCCGCCACCGCCGACGAGACCCCCGCCTACAAGAGCACGCCCCGCGTCCATGCGCACGCGGGGCTCGCTCACGCGGTGGGGACCCCGCAGGGCGGCGACTTCGGGTTCGGCGGAGCGGGCGCGGTCGCGGGTGAGCTCCCGATCTTCTCCTGTTTCTCGGCCGAGGTGGCGGCGGGCGGCGTCTTCCTCGCGCCGAACGATCCGGCGCCGGGGCTGCCTCCGCGCTCCACCGCGACGATCGCGTTCTTCACCGGCGGCGTTCGCTTCCATCCGCGACCGCGGATGGGACCCGCCGGACCGTGGTTCGGCGGCGGGGCCGGGCTCGCGCTCAACGGCTCCGCGCCGCGCTTCGGCGCGAACGGCATGCTCGGTTGGGACTTCGCGCTGCGCGAGGGGAGCATCGCGATCGGGCCGATGGCGGCGTACACGCACGTCGTCGAGCCGGGGACCGCGCGCCAGGCGGAGGCCGACGCGCACGTGGTGTGGGGCGGCGTCCACGTCTCGTTCGGCGGACGGCGGCGCGATCCGATCGCGGGTCCGCCGCCGCTCGGGCCCGACGCGGACGGCGACGGCGTCGCCGACGCCGACGACGCGTGCATCAAGACGCCGGGCGTGCGGACGCAGGACGTCAACACGAACGGCTGCCCCGCGGACGACGTCGACGGCGACGGGATCCCGAACGCGGAGGACCAATGCCCGCAGTCGAAGGGCGAGAAGAACGTGGACCCGAAGCTCCACGGGTGCCCGCCGCCGATCGTGAAGGAGGACGACGATCGCGACGGCGACACCGTGCCGTCGTCGGTCGACGCGTGCCCCGACGAGCCGGGTCAGCCGAACGCGGATCCGGAGCTCAACGGATGCCCGATCCCGCAGGAGCCGCCGGCCGACGTCGAGATCGAGTGA